The DNA region GCAAGATTGTACTTTACAATTGTCACcgataaaatttatgatgtaAATGATCATgtcaaaaaaagaatatatatctcaacatcatcatctgtATTGCCGAAAGTAACTGGTATATTTGTCGGGGCCAATGGTGTCGATACTCATGACACcaactgaatataaaaattattgatatcgAGTGAATTAAACTATGCTAAACGTAATAATCAGTATATTCCCACACGTCGGTTGGACTTATCCGTGGGAAACTCATACGTGAGCCAATACAcctttagatttttttttttctttttcatctcaatttgagtgaaaaaaaaaaattatacttaaataataaaatcaaaaatttatctctAAAAAATAgcagatttatattttttttgtaaattgataaattatttaatcaaaattcaagaaataccttaaatgaaaatttatcaatacttggtaaatggatttttaaatttaaaaaaaaaaaagggggttataaaaaaatgagtatatataatctgagtaaaaataaaaaaatatatagtatcAAATCACGATATTGATCAGTTGTATAACAACAGGAAGAAGAAATTTTTGAAGGTGGTCAGCAGGTGTAGGTTGGTCAGACAAGCCCTGAAGACGTGCACGCGCCCTTAACGCGCGTTGATGCCACCGATATCttcttaaatttttctatccgTTCATTCATGCACAGTTAAATGTctataattttgttgtatgATTACAGGGCAGAATAACCAACGCCCAAGTCAAAAGCCGATATACCCGACGCAATGTTTCATCCATAGCTACTTAAACTAAAGTATAAAGTTCTTCACTCCTTTCGTGCTTTTACCTCGTTAcaatttgcaaaaaattaaaataacctcgtttatcattatttctcatttttttttctataataaatatatattttttttaaattcatgcacgtattatatggaaaaaaaaaacataaataataaagaagcTGGAGTAAATTTTCTACAAGAATGACATCAATGATAATTCTTGTGTCACTTATTCAGGGAtcgagttttttattttttttatttttcgatgaTTCAAGAGATTGAAATCATTACTGGTTTAACTTGGGGTTATATTTTAGCTGGACAAACAAACAGATTCTATATCATCTATTCTATCTTTCTGGAGTgtggtataaatatatataaatgtgaataATAGGTGGCATGAAATTCACCTGCCAGTTTGAATCAGCCTCCGGCTAATAGAAcccttttatcaattttttatttttttattcaccatTCCagttttgcttttttttttatttttcaatcctGTCTAGTCGTAACGAATGGAGAATAATGTAgcgttaaaaaattcattaaaaaaaaaaatttttttttagatttaaaaaatgacaaatttgaTTTGagatatatgaatttttaaaattggtcaatgatgattattttttttttagataattaaataattagtaatgtgttttaaaaatttaatagatgaTGAGTAATGCATATTTTAGAGGGTCTGGACCACAAAACACTTAGTCAGATATCAAGCAAGATCGATAGTTCAATCTCCTCAAATATTTGCATGAGGTCCCAGGAGTAAGTACTGAGCATCAACCAAGTGATATTGGGTATAATGTcctcaacaacaaaattagtAACAAGGCTGACATGGCAAATTTGACCGTATCACAATGACAAATTTATACAttgtgaattaattaaataaattttacaaataatactcTTATGGAATTGTATATGGAATTTTGTCGTTATCAGTAATCATATCAATAagagtttaaatatatttaaaaaaaaattaaaaataaataaaataaataattaattgaaacaaTGACTCACATGTTGTTGATGTACATGATGCAGTGGCTGTTGAAGACAAAGAAAATCCTGATTTGTTTGTGCTGCTGATTGTTGATCCGAATGATTGACATCCTGGAGTAATCCCACGTGGTCCCAACAATCCTCTGACATATCCATTCTTTTTCAAGTCGTTTACAAGTCtttttaattcagaaaaaaaaaccaaattaaattaaccaaATAACTACAcatatgtatttattgttatttaaaaattcattcaactTTATCAATCCAACAAAATTAAGCACaattaatcaatcaaaaattaacCGACGGCACATAAAACtttgttcattaaaaaaaaatatataaacaaatcaaaattaaatattaataataaaaactataaataaattcaaatagttATTATgttcaattgaattaaaaaaaaacactttttgtattatattttcaaaaaaaaaaaaacattaattataatcaCGTCACGATATCAATAccgattatattttaattgtcgaATATTTGGCGGGCCACAACGATAACAACGACGTAGACAACGGAGTCTGCCGTCGGTGGTGGTCAGTCGGCGTGGAATGAAGTTTGCCAAAAAGGGTTAGGTTGGGTTTTAGTCGTGGTGGCCACCGAGAGTTGCAGCAGAGgtagcagcagcagcagcagcaacgaGCACAACGGCACACACAGCATCAACGATGACGACAACGACAAGAGAGTACATTGGAGAACGGATATAGCGGGTGGTAAAGAATAAAGACAAAATACAATGTGGTTTGGATGGATTAAAGTGGGACAAACTTATGCGTTGGATATGGGTTGAAATTGTGGCAAAGGTGGAGGGACATATGAGCATGCGATGTGCGTGGGGGGCAGGGGGGAAAAagaggaggaggaggaggtAGAAAGAGGACAGAGAGAATTTTCATAaagaagagaaaaagagagagagatacttgataggtatatttatatatagctGATGATAAAGAGAGGATGAAAGTGGGATGAAATGATGGTTTGGCAGGAGGGAGTGATAGTGAGGCGTAAGGCGTAAGTCTGCCCTAGTCGAAGCTCTCTCTACTCGAGTTTTAGAGGTGGCGCCAATACCTGCCCCCCGTTCAAAGACCTGCGTGTACTTTGTCGATACCTATCATACATTTGCGcactatatataaaattttcatttttatatatatattttattcaatgacaaatttatcttaatcatttttatatttatttcattttaattttaaatcatttttaaacttgttaatcagctttttcaatgataatattctgttttggtttttttttatctttatttttaaacagtagccttttttttttttttttttttttgtatcacaaattgaaaattgtttcATGGTTTTTTGGATTATCATATCTTCAATGGTTTTTTAGATAAACGagtatcttttttatttagtgttttaaataatgtttttttattttaaaaaaggtgTTAGTATTTATGTTTTGATGagattatatatatctttattatatttgaattttaaaaatgaaaaattttcgttaaaatttcgattttattttatattttttttcgattcgttaagaaaaaaaaaaggggctcggtaattttttaaatttcatttgcgtgaatttatatatataatatttttttctactattttTCTTGTGCATCataatattatgtattttctTTAGCGGCTTCTTCCAAGAGTCACGCATGCTCATATATACTTGGCATGTCTATACACACATTCAGCTCTTGTACAGCTTCCGCACATAATATGAGGATTATGTGTATTATGTGTAATGCCTGTCATGGTCGAGCTTTAAAGTTTATTGAAGTCTTTGAAAATCAAatatagttaattaaaaataaaaaatattctatgaatatttaactgtgagaaaattaaacaaaagatTATTTCTGATGATGAACAGGTGCATTTTACACAAGTGAGATAATATATTCATGTGTGtcgatgatttttaaaaaataaattaatttttttttcaagtactttAGTCATCAAATATCTAaggatttttttcttctattttttagataatattttcttgGAAATTAGCaatagagaaaataaaaaattcttatttcGAATGTCAATATAAATTAGAAGTATTTtcgattaataaaatattaaaaattatatattaataaacaataaagaataatatttaaataatttgaaattcaagataattttgttattgatggatttataaatcattgtcatttttagtattttttaaaatacaaaaaatatttttctgataaaatcaatataagaaaaaaaaatatatatgcattattataaatttttagagtattataaatatatgatagtGAAGATGAGAGGGAGAAATGAAGGATGAGCTCAACCAAGAGATCTGTCAAATTTAACGCGATCTTGTAATCGAGTCACgaatcttgaaaataaattattgtgtatataagttttgtattatttttgttcttCTGGCATCACGTCTTTCAGACTCCCCGGATGCTCTGGTTCGCCTTGACATCCATAACATATATAACGCAACATTCGATGACAAGCCAACGAATGAGATTtagatgcaatttttttttttatataaatttttttttgtcaaacaTCCAGCATATCAACCGATGAAGAATTACAAAGAGagcaattttttgatattgaatttCTTTGCTCACACACAAGGAGACTATACCTTTCATAGCCATCGTgttaatggattttttaatttttttattttaaattccaaTACGTGATGTAGTTGATGTGAAAAACgtcattaaaaattcaaaataaatataataaataaaatatatttatcgatgaaataatatttatcgctcattattattaattatttttcattcgaacgtttttatttcattttataaataaagctaaaaatattatcaacttgAAATATTTGCATGGGGTCCCGAGAGTAAGGAAGCTTGCTATATACCGAGCATCAACCAAGTCACATTGGGTATAATGTcctcaacaacaaaattagtAACAAGGCTGACATGGCAAATTTGACCGTATCACAATGACAAATTTATACAttgtgaattaattaaataaattttacaaataatactcTTATGCAATTGTATATAGAATTTTGTCGTTATCAGTAATCATATCAATAagagtttaaatatatttagaaaaaaattaaaaataaataaaataaataattaattgaaacaaTGACTCACATGTTGTTGATGCACATGATGCAGTGGCTGTTGAAGACAAAGAAAATCCTGATTTGTTTGTGCTGCTGATTGTTGCTCCAAATGATTGACATCCTGGAGTAATCCCACGTGGTCCCAACAATCCTCTGACATATTCATTCTTTTTCATCGTTTACAAGTCtttttaattcagaaaaaaaaaacaaattaaattaaccaaataaatatacattacaattgttatttaaaaattcattcaattttatcaatcaaatgaaattataagcacaattaatcaattaaaaattaactgacAAATATTTACAGCTTGtttatcaagtgaaaaaaaataaagcaaaaaaattaaataaagttgtaaaagaaaataaaaaataatatttaaaataaaatgtcatacAAAAAGCAGTAGATTACCTGGTTAAAGTTGAAAATAAGTAACAATATTTTGTGTTGTATATATGAGCGCCATAGTCAAAGCAAAAACCtttgaaaaaatgttgaatttttacgtATGCAAGATCATAAACATAACGCCAAGAAACACAGGTAGATGATATCGGTGATGCACCTAAGGGCCAACGGGGGGTGTCGTCGCCCACAGTATTCATGTTGTTTCTTTGTATTTCACGGGCTCTTTATATCTATAACCCTTAACTTGACCTCGCAAAATACGAGCATATCACTGCCTCCTGGTGTACAACAATCTTCACCAAGTACCAATCTTTGTCGATCCTATCCGCCAAACGAGACCCGGAAATTCTGACCCatgttttcatttgttttattacatGTAGATATAGACTCTTGTCTTAttcatcttatttattttttcttcatatcaacatataaataataatcctgaaacaaaaaaatacaaacaacatTATgtgacaattatattttacagcCATGTCATATTAATTGGCAGTTACTCAGTGTGACATAATTAACaacacaaataaattgaaattgtttgtcgtattatttatatataatacaaattgTTGTTATGAATGATTTTATCAACACAAAGTGGCTATAAATTAAGCCACTTTattgtcaaatatatttacattgacAAAATGTACTCCAACATATGACGATAAATACGTTTTTTTCCAGACGATTGTCACAGTTATACGATAAAATgctttcaataaatttacgtTTTCAATGTGTCATTgtgagtaaataaaataatgggaTTTAATCAATTGCCTCAATAGACACGTTAAATACAATTTCAATTCAccataaaatcaatgaaagaaaaaataaaaaaacaattaatgaaaatataaaaattacaggttaatttttttcttttacaagcaaacaaataaataaacttacctCGAGTgattatgtatttttcttttaaataatttaagcaTTATTAATTgctgttttattaattaaatgttaattattatcaagttgatTATGAGTAATATTTTCACTGGAATGATGACGATAAAAAATGACGCGTCCCTATAagaatgtatacatatataggtatgtattttttttttttttttttttcagggcAAATGTCTGACTTACCGACTAAAATGAAAAGTAGTTGACCGCCAGGCTCGTGGCAATCGGCTCAGTGGCCAACATGGCGTCGCCGAATGAATTGTCAATTGAAGAAAtacgtaaatatttattaaataatggtgGTTTAGCTCGTAATCATGatcttgttaaatattttaaaaattatttaacagatCCCCTAACACGTGGTAAGTTTGTTTAAGTCAAATCACTAATCTACATTAGCtgtcttaatatttttttgttatcgtGTTTATGTGTCATCTAGCTCAACAAAATTGACCCCAGTTAACCTAtgtttacaaatataaaaaacaatattattaaattaaatcatgtgtgttatcataattaatttgtaattgacatttatcaattttttatattacagtTGAAGcaagaaataaattcaaagaatATGTCAACACATTGgctacaattaaaaatgaagatgtgagttttttgtatatttttatttgataaattatgtgTGTGATAGTATTAGTATTGTGACTTgtgtttgtgttatttttatctgtGTGTTTATGAAAGTATAGCTTGTGGCCAAATTGTTCTGACAGTGGAACGACTTGTTGCTCTAAAAGACATGCTCTCTTACAACGTTGCCATATtcactttatttatatctaataaattaaatattattaattgattatcatTTACAAGATTTGATATGAgcttaaattatcaacaagtatCTCAAAACTACAACAAAGTTAtagtattgataaaaaaatgatttgtttttattaacaatcatCACGTACATTAATTGATAACAGAGAAACTTGATGAATCACTTcctgaaatttaatatcattataaacatttgttaaatatttatgtagcttataaaaataccaagaatATTGACTGTTTTAATAACagaatgacattattttttttattaattttagggtgaaaaatatttagtattaaaaaaaaagtatcgaaCCAATTTTGAGGATGTTACAACAAAGTATTATGACAGTGGATCACCAATATCAACATCAGATTTTTCAACTCCAACATCACCAGTTCGTGATCCACCACCTTATCGTCCACCACCACCTGCACCATTAAGTCCAACATCATCTGAtatatcatcaccatcatcatcaagctATCGTGTAGCTGACGATTTATATGCAACAGTTAATAAACGTAATCATTCAGAAGTTAACTCACCAATAGCTTCACCACCAATTGTTCCACCACGTAGAAAAAGTCAGGATAAATTTCGTctggaaaataaagaaaataatatcagtattgataaattaaataatagtcTTGCTGAAGAAATCAaggtaatgataaatttatttatttaaattcaaaaaaaaaaagaaaatatatattttacttgtttaaatatttaattaaattcgttaaaatttattcaggaTGATGATGGAACATCAGGAAATAGTGGCATTGAATTGCCAAGTTTTCGTGAACGTATGCAACGTTTTAATCAAATGGCATGTGAGACGGATCTTCCTGGGCGTCCCAATGGAACAACGACCCCAACAAAAAAACGCACCGAGAAggtaagattaaaaataaataatttttttattttttttttatttaaaaatacaatatgatTACTGTTAATTTTGTGAGGCTACAATGATATAACAATACGCGTTATATCTAAATAAAGACTTCGAAGAAATttcaaaagaattaaaataaaaaataaatattacgtgCTTGTGTGCTCATCTGGCATACTCAATtgattatcaagaaaaattattcttttgtCGGTTAATTCACTAGCTTATTTTTCCAAAACATTgcgtttttcgttttttttttttttaaatttatttatcatattttttaaataataattttatagatttttatcattttttttattttcataaatttatttcccaTTATTCAAAACGATCAAAAATTACAgattaatatagaaaaaaaaaggggaaaaaatataaaaatttatcgttCATAGTCATATATGAATATCCTGCTCGGTGTGTTGTGTATATCTTTACAAAGGATCAGAATGTTTCGTACCTGTGTTGTTCGTAAATCATAATTAGTCgagagtttaaaattaaatgtatacaCATATATCGGTTACAAAGCTTGACTCTAACGTAACCGGATGCTTAAtcataattcaaatatatatttatattgagcggttttaataaaagaaaccAAAATCATGTTGTACAATCTGCCAAGTCAACAAAATTGCATAAACAACAAATAtcatattgaataatataaaaataaaatataaataatcatcgaAAAGTTATCAAATGAATTGTGTGTCTACATATATCCACGCATAAAAGAAAGgaagaaaaattatctctAAATCTTTATCGATGTGGTGggtccttttttttattcattaaataatttgacaatttcaatatcatcattttttttttttttgtcatacaACTGCGTTGAAAGTAACCAGGCACCCCACGACGGACATCCTGTTATCTTTgtgttttgttgatgatgatgatgccgGCATGCACTTGCaactcgtattttttttttatattttattttcttataattaTCATGCACAATGGTAACTTGTCTTTTAGCCACTGGCATTACAATGAGTTGACTCTGTCGCGTGCCGACTTTAactatatactattttttgtataatagtTTTTACGTGActgattgatttttaatgttttgatCAATGTTGATAAACCTTAGCGCCATTTatacaactattatttatatttttgttattttaattgacaaagaGGTTGATGATTTCATCagcaacattaaataaataatttttttttattaaaaaaaaattattataataaccgtaatatattctaaatagcttcatcaattgatgataatttgaaaattaaaacatttttcatgTTTCAATTCaacatgaaatatataaatatatatattttttttctttcatttaattaaaactacTTTTAGaaatacatgttttttattttttcattatttagaaaatcataaaattgtttcttttttaatagtcTGGGagtattaatgtttttttcctttttttctcttctatatagctaaattaataataattattaacagttGAACATACAAgctttttaaagtaaaaaaattatttttttctttttaaaaaattcagagAGTTACTTGTTGTTGCCCTCAGGCCTTTTCCTAATTAAGATCACGCGTGTTCTTGTGCATGAAATTCTCTTTTTAGTGGTCCTCTCTCATCAAGAAATTCTATCCAATGTTGAGAGAGAGAGTCTAGACGAACATCAGAGTAAAACAACTatacacatataaaatatatatatacatataaactaATACTATCTCATACGAAAATCTCATTCTCCAAGTCTAAAACTGTAAGGGAAACTTGTGAGTTTTGTATATAGTTTCTAGCATACATTAAGAAGGACGAAACTTGGATGATGGTAGTTTTGGCCTCTGGCATGGCCTTATATAGTTTtcatcttgaaaatatatatctatatggGTGGAGTTTAAACAAGGTTGGCATACACTTTGAcggttttaatgttaaaaggGTTGAGAGAGTGTTAAACCGCACAAAGTAATCTTACAGTATGTATATGCAAAGAGGGTTTGAGACAGTGTTGAAATAGACTAAGGTAAAAGGTATAAGACTTTGTTTTTAGGGGGGGCCACAGCTTGCATGATTTCTGACAACGACATTGTCGACAACTTTCAACTGTTAGTTAAATTATGCGCGTGTCTTACAGACAGTAGCttctatatattttccatatacCATATCTATTCATCTCTATAAACATaatcattattcaattttttatttttttcataaactttatatattattaaagtatatattttattttttttatcatatgaaaAGTGATTGAGTATACCACACCAAATATGATAtcttaaaaagataaaatatatatattttgacatctattaaaaaatttattaaaataaattaatattaaaataaaaaaaaaaaaaattacaacgacaatatattgaaaaattaaagttaaaaaatgaggctaatattaaaaaaaaaaaaaaaaaattcttatctTATTTTTAAGGTTAAATCAGTGAATCAAcggtatattaaaattttttttttctacagtcTGAATGATCCATTCAATGTGATCTATGATGAATGactggaaaaattttttaaatgcgcCCAACTGTGGTAGACATTTTTCTCTCACTTTGATGTgtgtataaaacaaaaaaaaaacaaaaaaattgtgtttatctcattttaaaaattatatttaaaaaaagctatatTCGTTGATTCAACATTGTGGTAGGCGTTTTTATTGCTCTCAGTATGAGCTCGCTATCTTCAATGTCAAatctatataatatttgatgatacacAAGACGATTAGTACTTGACTTCTATTTATTTACccatttataatatatatttttttattattaatttgcatCCGGAAACTATGAAGGTGTATatcattgttaatattaaaaattcatttaagtCATTATTCAGGTAGACAACATGGGGTTCGTATTCGTCGTACGGAAGCACCTggcaatgaaatttaaaaataatatattttattctcagTGTGTCTTTGGCCTCCAATTTCtcagatatatataaacacaaaTTTTAACCCATCCATTTAGTCACTATTAGTCGAAAAGATACGTATGATAGGcacaagaattttttatttatttcatttgttatatacacttattttattcattcaaacaTATCTTGTCCACGGTAGGTGAAAACAAATtagttattttgataaaagtcGATTTGAGAATTCacctggaattttttttctgcctGTCCATCGTTCCAACACGTTTGttctttgtttatatatatcttctttttgttattattattatatttatttttatttctttttttaatgatgggaacttttttttcgtttcttaTATATCATTGATTGAAGGatgaattgattgatttaataaacagATATAACTGCTAACtttcatttgaattaattcattgattttatttatttttttttatttataaagtcagagtaattttttaaaattattttctttgatgaGCCTCTTGGCATGACGTCTGAACATGACATTaggagtatatttttttttattttgcgggATGGGAGTTTATATTGTCACcgcaacaaatatatatgctTCAAGCAAATGGATAATGGGTGTGGGTGTCTTGTTGAGAATAAACCAACGACATTCCATCTACCTTTGAGATTGTAACGGACCAAAACACAGTATCactttttcattcaaattgaTCCATTCTACTGTAAaacttgtttatatattattcttctctcaaatcaacaaattttgatttaatttgagtattaaattgataagCTTGATTGAATTGactgtataatataaaataaaaaccctAAAggctaaaatatttgtttgataGGATAGTTTGattagaaagaaaaagaaaaatgattctaaattaattctaatgTCACaactaaacaaaaattaaataaatttaaattttttgtttttttctatataaacaCTAAATTCTTCATCAGcaaagtgataaaaaataatatatatcctTCAGTGTGATCAGTTATATTTATAGAACTAATGACACTGATTACTCGAGCAAAAGTCGTTCAGATAAATATCAGATCGGATGTAAAGGATAATCTTTTGTTAAACGATTGCTCTTGTGTTGGTGTATATTCACAAAgacactatttatttttattcatcgtaaaaaataaatataagattgTTTGAAGAAGAAGGGGCGAGTCCAAGATCGTTGAGACTTACCTTTATCAAAGATCTGTGAATTGCACAGTGAATGGCTATTTGTATTCATAAGTCTGCAGGAGGTCGGTGCACTTGGTACTTTAGTATTTGGTACCCCGTTGATGTActgaaacaaaattaaaattcccatattatttttccctattttcattattattttaaatcacatCAACATGCCCCAAATAATTCTCAAAGCTATCTGACTAGTGATatgattaaaagtaaaaa from Aphidius gifuensis isolate YNYX2018 linkage group LG5, ASM1490517v1, whole genome shotgun sequence includes:
- the LOC122856909 gene encoding ankyrin repeat domain-containing protein SOWAHB isoform X3 codes for the protein MASPNELSIEEIRKYLLNNGGLARNHDLVKYFKNYLTDPLTRVEARNKFKEYVNTLATIKNEDGEKYLVLKKKYRTNFEDVTTKYYDSGSPISTSDFSTPTSPVRDPPPYRPPPPAPLSPTSSDISSPSSSSYRVADDLYATVNKRNHSEVNSPIASPPIVPPRRKSQDKFRLENKENNISIDKLNNSLAEEIKDDDGTSGNSGIELPSFRERMQRFNQMACETDLPGRPNGTTTPTKKRTEKGTEEDDRASVASQLDGKSREWLVRAAQGDYHALAKLAAEEPRLTRLKDPSSYTALHWAAKHGNEDIVKLIAGTYKDYIKSVNETTNGGYTALHVAMQFNNENIFNLLVQVYGANQEIRDHSGKKARQYLPSQKAAVSQDTFRRIMSAVTLRNKSKKKTRRERSWLPSNWLIERPRETYHGSIQPVSWSRE